A single Marinobacter sp. es.042 DNA region contains:
- a CDS encoding F0F1 ATP synthase subunit epsilon, which translates to MVMTVHCDVVSAEEKIFSGLVEVLTATGTEGEMGIQLGHAPLLTALKPGAVRIVKQGGDEEILYVSGGYLEVQPNIITLMADTAVRAKDVDEAAALEAQKEAEKALANKTGEFEYSRAAVELAEAAAQLRTLQKLRKNVR; encoded by the coding sequence ATGGTTATGACCGTACACTGCGACGTCGTAAGTGCCGAAGAGAAGATCTTCTCCGGGCTGGTGGAAGTACTGACTGCCACCGGGACTGAAGGTGAAATGGGCATCCAGCTTGGCCATGCTCCGCTACTGACCGCGCTCAAGCCCGGCGCTGTGCGGATTGTCAAACAGGGTGGTGATGAAGAAATACTGTACGTTTCCGGGGGATACCTGGAAGTGCAGCCCAACATCATCACCCTCATGGCCGATACCGCCGTTCGTGCAAAGGATGTGGACGAGGCTGCGGCACTGGAAGCGCAGAAAGAAGCCGAGAAGGCACTGGCGAACAAAACAGGCGAGTTTGAATACTCACGTGCTGCTGTTGAGCTGGCGGAAGCCGCTGCTCAGCTGCGCACCTTGCAGAAACTGCGTAAGAACGTTCGATAG
- the glmU gene encoding bifunctional UDP-N-acetylglucosamine diphosphorylase/glucosamine-1-phosphate N-acetyltransferase GlmU has product MSPLHVVILAAGQGSRMKSALPKVLHPIAGRPMLHHVIDTAKLLGAEKIHTVIGHGADKVREATDEASVNWVTQSEQLGTGHAVAQALPDLPDDARVLVLYGDVPLTRYETLEGLVGTLDDNTLGLLTVTMDNPQGYGRIVRNADGDVQSIVEQKDASPEQQQIREVNTGILAASAKHLKNWLPTLSNSNAQGEYYLTDIIAMAVEQGLGVSVSQPENPFEVQGVNNRLQLAELERWYQRQQADRLMTEGATLADPARIDVRGELSIGNDLWIDVNVVFEGNVSLGSNVSIGPGCVIKDATIEDGVEIKANSVIEGAVIGANAQIGPFARIRPGTELAANTKVGNFVETKKAIVGEGSKINHLSYVGDASLGRNVNVGAGTITCNYDGVNKYRTVLGDGVFVGSNTALVAPLTVAADATIGAGSTITRDVADHELAVARGRQRNIAGWEKPKKH; this is encoded by the coding sequence ATGAGCCCGCTACACGTCGTCATTCTGGCCGCCGGCCAGGGTTCCAGAATGAAATCCGCACTGCCCAAGGTGCTTCATCCCATTGCCGGCCGCCCGATGCTCCATCACGTCATCGACACCGCCAAACTCCTGGGTGCCGAAAAGATCCATACGGTGATCGGCCATGGGGCTGACAAGGTCCGGGAAGCCACGGACGAAGCCTCGGTAAACTGGGTGACCCAGAGCGAACAGCTGGGTACCGGTCACGCTGTGGCTCAGGCCCTGCCGGATCTGCCGGATGACGCACGGGTTCTCGTGCTCTATGGCGATGTGCCGCTGACCCGCTATGAAACCCTCGAGGGACTGGTCGGTACCCTGGATGACAACACCCTGGGTCTTTTGACGGTCACCATGGACAATCCCCAGGGATACGGACGGATTGTCCGGAATGCTGATGGCGACGTGCAGTCAATCGTCGAGCAGAAAGACGCATCCCCCGAGCAGCAGCAGATCCGCGAGGTGAATACCGGCATTTTGGCGGCGTCAGCGAAACATCTGAAGAACTGGCTGCCGACGCTCTCCAATAGCAACGCCCAGGGCGAGTACTACCTCACTGACATTATCGCCATGGCGGTGGAGCAGGGCCTGGGTGTTTCGGTGTCTCAGCCGGAGAATCCGTTTGAAGTGCAGGGAGTCAACAATCGCCTGCAACTGGCCGAACTGGAACGCTGGTACCAGCGCCAGCAGGCTGACCGGCTGATGACAGAAGGTGCGACACTCGCGGATCCCGCACGGATTGACGTCCGTGGCGAGCTGAGTATCGGGAATGACCTCTGGATTGATGTGAACGTGGTGTTCGAGGGCAACGTCAGCCTTGGCAGTAATGTATCCATTGGCCCTGGTTGCGTCATCAAGGACGCCACCATTGAAGATGGCGTGGAGATCAAGGCAAACAGTGTGATCGAGGGCGCGGTGATTGGCGCCAATGCCCAGATCGGACCGTTTGCCCGGATCCGGCCGGGCACCGAGCTGGCGGCGAATACCAAAGTTGGCAACTTTGTGGAAACCAAAAAGGCCATCGTCGGCGAGGGCAGCAAGATCAATCATCTGAGTTATGTGGGTGATGCCTCACTGGGCCGTAATGTGAATGTGGGTGCAGGAACCATCACCTGTAATTATGATGGTGTGAACAAGTACCGCACCGTGCTCGGTGACGGCGTCTTTGTCGGTTCCAATACGGCTTTGGTTGCCCCGTTAACTGTAGCAGCGGATGCCACCATTGGCGCGGGTTCGACCATTACCCGCGACGTTGCCGATCACGAGCTTGCAGTCGCCCGGGGCCGGCAGCGTAATATTGCCGGTTGGGAAAAGCCGAAGAAACACTGA
- the glmS gene encoding glutamine--fructose-6-phosphate transaminase (isomerizing), with protein sequence MCGIVGAVSERDVQGILLEGLRRLEYRGYDSAGMAVIGGDHSVQRAREVGKVAALGEAMAANPLAGHLGIAHTRWATHGEPSQVNAHPHMSGEHLAIVHNGIIENYQELREELRADGFEFTSQTDTEVVAHLIEKNYRALRNLHDSVRASIARLRGAYALAVVHADEPDHMVVCREGSPLVIGVGIGENFIASDQLALLPVTDRFMFLEEGDIADIRKDGISILDREGQPAERDVTRFEHGADSADKGEYRHFMLKEIYEQPKVIKATMEGRVTKTRVLEQALGTEAANLLENVRHVQIIACGTSYHAGMVARYWIEELAGVACSVEVASEFRYRKHVIQQDTLFLCISQSGETADTLAALRQAKKAGFRAALAICNVPGSSLVRESDLVIMTQAGPEIGVASTKAFTTQLTALLIFTLALARHNGLPEEQEAEIVEALHLVPGQVSDVLALDGEIAEMSKAFMDKNHSLFLGRGSQFPVALEGALKLKEISYIHAEAYPAGELKHGPLALVDSEMPVVTVAPNNDLVEKLKSNLEEVRARGGELFVFADKKAGVKAEEGLHVMQIPSVHPITAPIVYTVPLQLLSYHVAVLKGTDVDQPRNLAKSVTVE encoded by the coding sequence ATGTGTGGAATTGTAGGCGCAGTTTCGGAAAGGGACGTTCAGGGCATCCTGCTTGAGGGTCTGCGCCGTCTGGAATACCGGGGATATGATTCCGCCGGTATGGCTGTAATAGGTGGCGACCACAGTGTCCAGCGCGCCAGGGAAGTAGGCAAGGTTGCAGCTCTCGGGGAGGCCATGGCAGCAAACCCTCTCGCCGGTCATCTGGGCATTGCTCACACCCGCTGGGCCACCCATGGCGAGCCGTCCCAGGTCAACGCCCATCCGCACATGTCCGGTGAGCATCTGGCCATCGTCCATAACGGTATTATCGAGAACTACCAGGAGCTGCGCGAAGAACTCCGGGCTGACGGTTTCGAGTTCACCTCGCAGACCGATACCGAAGTCGTTGCCCACCTGATCGAGAAGAACTACCGCGCCCTGCGTAACCTTCACGATTCCGTTCGGGCCTCCATTGCTCGCCTTCGCGGTGCCTATGCCCTGGCTGTTGTCCATGCCGATGAACCGGACCATATGGTGGTCTGTCGTGAGGGCAGCCCCCTGGTGATTGGCGTGGGTATCGGCGAGAATTTTATCGCCTCCGACCAGTTGGCTCTGCTGCCGGTAACCGATCGCTTTATGTTCCTGGAAGAAGGTGACATTGCCGACATCCGGAAGGATGGCATCAGCATTCTTGATCGCGAGGGCCAGCCGGCGGAGCGGGACGTAACCCGCTTCGAACACGGCGCCGATTCCGCCGACAAGGGCGAGTACCGCCACTTCATGCTCAAGGAAATCTACGAGCAGCCCAAAGTGATCAAGGCGACCATGGAAGGCCGGGTCACCAAGACCCGGGTTCTTGAACAGGCCTTGGGTACTGAGGCCGCTAACCTCCTGGAGAACGTTCGTCACGTCCAGATCATTGCCTGTGGCACCAGTTACCATGCCGGTATGGTAGCCCGTTACTGGATTGAGGAGCTGGCGGGCGTTGCCTGTTCCGTGGAGGTGGCTTCCGAATTCCGCTATCGCAAGCACGTGATCCAGCAGGACACCCTGTTCCTCTGTATTTCCCAGTCCGGCGAAACCGCCGATACCCTGGCGGCCCTGCGTCAGGCGAAAAAAGCAGGTTTCCGGGCAGCATTGGCCATCTGTAACGTGCCGGGTAGTTCCCTCGTGCGGGAATCCGATCTGGTGATCATGACCCAGGCCGGACCGGAAATCGGCGTGGCCTCCACCAAGGCATTCACCACCCAGCTCACGGCATTGCTGATCTTTACCCTAGCTCTGGCCCGTCATAATGGGCTGCCCGAGGAGCAGGAAGCTGAAATCGTCGAGGCCCTCCACCTCGTGCCTGGCCAGGTCAGTGATGTGCTGGCCCTGGATGGCGAGATCGCCGAGATGTCCAAGGCATTCATGGATAAGAACCACAGCCTGTTCCTGGGACGCGGTTCCCAGTTCCCGGTGGCTCTTGAAGGTGCCCTCAAGCTCAAGGAAATCTCCTACATCCACGCCGAGGCCTACCCTGCCGGCGAGCTCAAGCACGGCCCCCTTGCCCTGGTCGACAGCGAAATGCCGGTGGTCACTGTCGCTCCCAACAACGACCTGGTTGAGAAGCTGAAATCCAACCTGGAAGAGGTTCGGGCCCGCGGTGGCGAGCTTTTCGTTTTCGCCGATAAAAAGGCCGGCGTCAAAGCGGAAGAGGGCCTGCATGTGATGCAGATTCCGTCCGTGCATCCGATTACCGCGCCGATCGTGTACACCGTGCCACTCCAGCTGCTGTCCTACCATGTGGCCGTACTGAAGGGTACCGATGTGGATCAGCCGCGGAACCTTGCCAAGAGTGTTACAGTGGAATAA